From Amycolatopsis sp. WQ 127309:
GAACGGCGGCAGCTTCAGCTGGGGCCCGCCCGCCGCGGCGGTCTCGCGGATGTGGTCGTGGTCGCCGGAGCAGCAGGCGAACAGCGCGACGCCGGGGCCGAGGTGCTCGATGGACTTCATCCCGAGCCGGGACGCCTTTTCGACGTCGATGCCGGCCGGCAGGTGCCCGACGATGGGCAGGCCGAGGCGGCGCGCTTCGGCTTGGGCGTCGAAGAAGACGTCGCGGGTGACGAGCCCGGCCTTGACGAAGTCGGCGCCTTCCGCGTGCTGCTCCCGGATGGCCGCGACGGCCGCGTCCACTGTGGACGCGTTCGCCGGCGTCAGCAGCGGGCCCGGGGTGGCGAGCAGCGCGGGGGAGGCCTCGGGGAAGCCGAGCTTGCCGGCGGCGCGACGGCGGAGCAGGTCGATGCTGCCGCCCATCTGCCGGAAGCCGGTGATGCCGTGGACGAGCATCAGCTCGAGGGTCGTCGCCGGGTCGGCCGTGCCGAGGGGATGGGCGTGCATGTCGTTGTACCCGGGGACGACGTAGGTCCCGCTGCCGTCGACGCGCTGCGCGTCCGCCTCGATGCCGGACCGGACGTCGAGGATCCGGCCGTCCTGGATCAGGACGTCGGTGCTTTCGCTCAGACCGCCGTCCCGCGGGTCGACAACGGTGGCGGCGGTGAGCAGCAGGCGGGTGGTCATGCGGTCTCCGTCGCGGGCCGGTCGGCGGCCGGGGTGAGGCCGCCGTCGATGAGGATCTGTTGCGTGCGACGGACATGCGCGGCGAAGAGGGTCTCCGCGGCTTCGGTGTCGTGGGCCAGCGCCGCGTCCAGGAGTCCTTTGTGCTCGCCGGCGACGTCGCGGTGCAGCTCCCGCGTGCCGGTGGCCGACCAGGCGCGGTAGACCTCGGCGGCGTCCGAGAGCCGGGCGCAGATGTCCAGCAGCACGGCGTTGCCGCACGCCTCGATCAGCGTGCGGTGGAACGCCAGGTGCGCCAGCGCCCACTCCTCGTTGCGCCGCGGCTGGTCGCCGGGTAGCAGCATCGGCTGCACCGACAGCCGGTGGTGGGCGGCCAGCACCTCGGACTCCCAGGTGACGCCGCCGCGTTCGACGGACAGCCGCAGCGCCGCGCCTTCGTTGACCACGCGGGCTTCGGTGAGGTCGTTGAGCGCGCGCAGGGACAACGGCGTGACGTGGAAGCCGCGGTTGCGGTCGACCTGCACGAGGTCCTTGGCGCCGAGCAGGCCGAGCGCCTCCCGCACGACGCTGAGGCTCACGCCGTACTGTTCGCCCAGCTCACCGGGCTTGAGCCGCTCCCCGGGCGGCCGGTCGCCGTTGAGGATCGCCGACCGCAGCTGCTCGTAGACCATCACGGCCAGGCTCTCGCCGCCCGCTCTCTTCGCCATGATCACAGCGTAACACACTCTGCGACAGATAATCGA
This genomic window contains:
- a CDS encoding GntR family transcriptional regulator, yielding MAKRAGGESLAVMVYEQLRSAILNGDRPPGERLKPGELGEQYGVSLSVVREALGLLGAKDLVQVDRNRGFHVTPLSLRALNDLTEARVVNEGAALRLSVERGGVTWESEVLAAHHRLSVQPMLLPGDQPRRNEEWALAHLAFHRTLIEACGNAVLLDICARLSDAAEVYRAWSATGTRELHRDVAGEHKGLLDAALAHDTEAAETLFAAHVRRTQQILIDGGLTPAADRPATETA